A single region of the Hemiscyllium ocellatum isolate sHemOce1 chromosome 21, sHemOce1.pat.X.cur, whole genome shotgun sequence genome encodes:
- the pierce1 gene encoding piercer of microtubule wall 1 protein — MSLCGVKEPTVKYLKTSPEPEPTAPGRTSQYYRVKPGVPERFEHPSCFQGYGSQPTNPLYRTTNQTYGSQQPTVHEMPTSYFTVSQKLSEHLSKCGMYKDHGFNVGTEKSLVTGPENLITFQDRLNFHRSYFSAGPSYTD; from the exons ATGTCTCTGTGCGGAGTGAAGGAACCCACCGTGAAATACCTGAAAACCAGCCCAGAGCCTGAGCCCACCGCCCCGGGCCGGACCAGCCAGTATTACCGGGTGAAACCTGGCGTTCCCGAGAGATTCGAGCATCCGAGCTGTTTCCAGGGATACGG ATCTCAGCCAACAAACCCGCTCTACAGAACGACAAACCAAACTTACGGCAGTCAGCAGCCAACTGTTCATGAAATGCCG ACCAGTTACTTTACAGTATCTCAGAAACTTTCTGAACATTTAAGTAAATGTGGGATGTACAAGGACCACGGATTTAACGTGGGCACGGAGAAATCGctggtcactggaccagaaaacCTGATCACATTCCAGGATCGGCTGAACTTTCATCGCTCCTATTTCTCCGCTGGTCCTTCCTACACAGATTAG
- the med22 gene encoding mediator of RNA polymerase II transcription subunit 22 isoform X2, with product MSQQRTLPQSKELLLQSYNKRLKDDIKSILDNFTEIVKSARVEDETQVSRATQCEQDHYEMHVRAANIVRAGESLMKLVSDLKQFLILNDFPSVNEAINQRKQQLRNLQEECDKKLITLRDEIAVDLYELEEEYYSSSLWDGADLPLCEAYRRGEEEEEEEEEEEGVVTPEEEMVTEMAGSASTVAGESNGRVALSNATTQPQVNGHSSGSTDPV from the exons ATGTCACAGCAACGAACACTACCTCAGAGTAAAGAGCTTCTGCTCCAGTCCTACAACAAGAGACTGAAAGATGACATCAAATCTATTCTGGATAACTTCACAGAAATTGTTAAAAGTGCTCGG GTTGAAGATGAGACGCAGGTATCCCGGGCGACACAGTGTGAACAAGATCACTATGAGATGCATGTGAGAGCAGCAAACATT GTGCGTGCTGGTGAGTCTTTGATGAAGCTGGTGTCAGACCTGAAACAGTTCTTGATCCTGAATGACTTTCCCTCGGTGAATGAAGCCATTAATCAGCGGAAGCAACAACTACGAAATCTGCAGGAAGAATGTGACAAGAAATTGATTACCCTGAGAGACGAGATTGCAGTCGATCTGTATGAGCTGGAAGAAGAATATTACTCCTCCAG CCTGTGGGATGGTGCTGACCTCCCACTTTGTGAAGCATACcggagaggggaggaggaggaggaagaggaagaggaggaggagggggtggtcaCACCCGAAGAGGAGATGGTGACGGAGATGGCCGGGTCTGCGTCAACAGTTGCAGGAGAGTCTAATGGCAGAGTGGCTCTGAGCAATGCCACCACCCAACCACAGGTGAACGGACACAGCTCAGGGAGCACTGATCCCGTTTGA
- the med22 gene encoding mediator of RNA polymerase II transcription subunit 22 isoform X1, protein MSQQRTLPQSKELLLQSYNKRLKDDIKSILDNFTEIVKSARVEDETQVSRATQCEQDHYEMHVRAANIVRAGESLMKLVSDLKQFLILNDFPSVNEAINQRKQQLRNLQEECDKKLITLRDEIAVDLYELEEEYYSSSYSLWDGADLPLCEAYRRGEEEEEEEEEEEGVVTPEEEMVTEMAGSASTVAGESNGRVALSNATTQPQVNGHSSGSTDPV, encoded by the exons ATGTCACAGCAACGAACACTACCTCAGAGTAAAGAGCTTCTGCTCCAGTCCTACAACAAGAGACTGAAAGATGACATCAAATCTATTCTGGATAACTTCACAGAAATTGTTAAAAGTGCTCGG GTTGAAGATGAGACGCAGGTATCCCGGGCGACACAGTGTGAACAAGATCACTATGAGATGCATGTGAGAGCAGCAAACATT GTGCGTGCTGGTGAGTCTTTGATGAAGCTGGTGTCAGACCTGAAACAGTTCTTGATCCTGAATGACTTTCCCTCGGTGAATGAAGCCATTAATCAGCGGAAGCAACAACTACGAAATCTGCAGGAAGAATGTGACAAGAAATTGATTACCCTGAGAGACGAGATTGCAGTCGATCTGTATGAGCTGGAAGAAGAATATTACTCCTCCAG CTACAGCCTGTGGGATGGTGCTGACCTCCCACTTTGTGAAGCATACcggagaggggaggaggaggaggaagaggaagaggaggaggagggggtggtcaCACCCGAAGAGGAGATGGTGACGGAGATGGCCGGGTCTGCGTCAACAGTTGCAGGAGAGTCTAATGGCAGAGTGGCTCTGAGCAATGCCACCACCCAACCACAGGTGAACGGACACAGCTCAGGGAGCACTGATCCCGTTTGA
- the med22 gene encoding mediator of RNA polymerase II transcription subunit 22 isoform X3: MSQQRTLPQSKELLLQSYNKRLKDDIKSILDNFTEIVKSARVEDETQVSRATQCEQDHYEMHVRAANIVRAGESLMKLVSDLKQFLILNDFPSVNEAINQRKQQLRNLQEECDKKLITLRDEIAVDLYELEEEYYSSRYK; the protein is encoded by the exons ATGTCACAGCAACGAACACTACCTCAGAGTAAAGAGCTTCTGCTCCAGTCCTACAACAAGAGACTGAAAGATGACATCAAATCTATTCTGGATAACTTCACAGAAATTGTTAAAAGTGCTCGG GTTGAAGATGAGACGCAGGTATCCCGGGCGACACAGTGTGAACAAGATCACTATGAGATGCATGTGAGAGCAGCAAACATT GTGCGTGCTGGTGAGTCTTTGATGAAGCTGGTGTCAGACCTGAAACAGTTCTTGATCCTGAATGACTTTCCCTCGGTGAATGAAGCCATTAATCAGCGGAAGCAACAACTACGAAATCTGCAGGAAGAATGTGACAAGAAATTGATTACCCTGAGAGACGAGATTGCAGTCGATCTGTATGAGCTGGAAGAAGAATATTACTCCTCCAGGTACAAATAA